Below is a window of bacterium DNA.
AATGGCATCAGGATGAGTATCTTGAGATTGAGAATTACGAAGAAATTTATCAGATTATTTATAACTTGCATTTGACTAATTATCGTTTGTGGCATCAAGAAGATATTGCTCGGAGAACAGATGTGGCTGATAGGGTTATTGCAGATGTAAAGCAGAAGATTGATAAGTTAAATCAGAATAGAAATGATACTATTGAAAAGATTGATGAATATCTATGCCAGATATTACACCCACAAAACCTTTCTTTGCCAATGAATTCAGAAACCCCGGGAAGTATTCTGGACAGAATGTCGATACTTTCGCTTAAGATATACCATATGACTGAGGAGACAAAAAGGATAGATGTAGATTCTGAACATATAAAAACCTGCCAGGAAAAAGTCCATATCTTGAAAGAACAATTCGATGATTTAAAAAATTGCCTTGAGGTTTTGCTTGAGGAAATTTTTACTGGTAAGAAAAGACTTAAAGTCTATCGCCAATTTAAGATGTATAATGACCCACGGCTAAATCCACAACTTCGAGAAATTACCCACTAATCTTCTCCTTTCGGCTAATCAAAAAGTGTAACCGTTCAGGTAATCCTTTACCGCAGAGACGCAGAGAAACAGAGAAGACATAGAAATAAAGTAACTATTCAGCCACTGATTAACACGGATTAGCACGGATAAAAAAATAAAATCAGTGTTTCATCTGTGTCCATCTGTGGCTGAATAGTTATCAATAAATTTTAATTTTTTCTCTGCGTCTCTGTGTCTCTGCGGTGAACGGTTACGAGGAAAA
It encodes the following:
- a CDS encoding DUF4254 domain-containing protein codes for the protein MFDVMLIKEFYTDYLVKWHQDEYLEIENYEEIYQIIYNLHLTNYRLWHQEDIARRTDVADRVIADVKQKIDKLNQNRNDTIEKIDEYLCQILHPQNLSLPMNSETPGSILDRMSILSLKIYHMTEETKRIDVDSEHIKTCQEKVHILKEQFDDLKNCLEVLLEEIFTGKKRLKVYRQFKMYNDPRLNPQLREITH